A genomic window from Luteolibacter sp. LG18 includes:
- a CDS encoding carboxynorspermidine decarboxylase, whose protein sequence is MSAAYVVSLAALERNARILRETADAAGCKLVLALKGFSCWKAFDTIRPYLDGCCASGLWEGLLARDYFGKHVVTYSPGYTEEDIRELCEFTHHLDFNSLSQWFRFRGIVMTHPRFKSGELLCGLRVNPQCSTGSTPLYDPCVAGSRLGITADQLEGVDLTGLSGLHFHTLCEQNSDDLEKTLVAVEEKFGHLLRSEQFTYLNMGGGHWITKPFYDRALLARLVQETKAKYGVEVWLEPGEAAAIHTGVLRSTVLDVFESAGHKLVILDISATAHMPDVLEMPYRPDVFLVDRHEPPVEQESLPAVTFPGEFYHPAGDPSSNPALRDPEAAFIYRIGGPTCLAGDVTGDFAFHRPLEVGDVIVFDDMAHYTMVKTTTFNGVKHPAIVLQRPDGTLETIREFGYADFRDRLA, encoded by the coding sequence GTGTCCGCCGCCTACGTCGTCTCCCTCGCCGCGCTCGAGCGCAATGCCCGCATCCTCCGCGAAACCGCCGATGCCGCGGGCTGCAAGCTGGTGCTCGCCCTGAAGGGCTTTTCCTGCTGGAAGGCCTTCGACACGATCCGCCCGTATCTCGACGGCTGCTGCGCCTCGGGCCTGTGGGAGGGCCTGCTGGCCCGCGATTACTTCGGAAAACATGTGGTGACCTATTCCCCCGGCTATACCGAGGAGGACATCCGCGAGTTGTGCGAGTTCACGCACCATCTCGATTTCAATTCGCTCTCCCAGTGGTTCCGGTTCCGCGGGATCGTGATGACCCACCCGCGCTTCAAGAGCGGCGAGCTGCTCTGCGGCCTGCGCGTGAACCCCCAGTGCTCCACCGGCAGCACCCCACTCTACGATCCCTGTGTGGCGGGTTCGCGGCTCGGCATCACCGCGGATCAATTGGAAGGCGTGGACCTCACCGGCTTGTCCGGCCTGCACTTCCACACGCTCTGCGAACAGAATTCCGACGACCTCGAGAAGACGCTCGTCGCGGTGGAAGAAAAGTTCGGCCACCTGCTGCGCTCGGAGCAATTCACCTATCTCAACATGGGCGGTGGCCACTGGATCACCAAGCCATTCTACGACCGCGCCCTGCTGGCGCGACTGGTGCAGGAAACCAAGGCCAAATACGGCGTCGAGGTCTGGCTGGAACCCGGCGAGGCCGCGGCGATCCACACCGGCGTGCTGCGCTCGACCGTGCTCGATGTCTTCGAATCCGCGGGCCACAAGCTCGTCATCCTCGACATCTCCGCCACCGCCCACATGCCGGATGTGCTGGAAATGCCCTACCGCCCGGACGTGTTCCTGGTGGACCGGCATGAGCCGCCGGTGGAGCAGGAATCGCTTCCGGCCGTCACGTTCCCGGGCGAGTTCTATCACCCCGCCGGTGATCCTTCGTCCAATCCCGCGCTGCGCGATCCCGAAGCGGCGTTCATCTACCGGATCGGCGGCCCGACCTGCCTCGCGGGCGACGTCACCGGCGATTTCGCGTTCCACCGTCCGCTGGAGGTAGGCGATGTGATCGTGTTCGACGACATGGCGCACTACACCATGGTGAAGACCACGACCTTCAACGGCGTGAAGCATCCGGCGATCGTGCTGCAGCGGCCCGATGGCACGCTGGAGACGATCCGGGAGTTCGGCTACGCGGACTTCCGGGACCGACTGGCGTAA
- a CDS encoding SPFH domain-containing protein: MTERKAICVQGLLPFLLLIAAVGGTVATGKHLVILQEAPFLLVLIVPVLILWLKGLFIVSPNEGKVLTFFGKYTGTVREPGFWFANPFASKSPISLKVSNFQSPQLKVNDAQGNPIEIACVIVWRVVDTAKAFFDVENYQSFINIQCETALRHLASHYPYEPHQTGELSLRGSPEQVGTTMQRELQDRVGAAGIEIIEAQLSHLAYSPEIAQAMLRRQQAAAVIAARQLIVDGAVGMVEVALKKLEEDGIVHLNEAQKATMVNNLMISLVSESHMQPVLATGNVG, encoded by the coding sequence ATGACCGAACGAAAGGCCATTTGCGTCCAGGGCTTGCTGCCCTTCCTGCTCCTGATCGCGGCTGTTGGAGGTACCGTGGCGACCGGCAAGCACCTGGTGATCCTGCAGGAAGCCCCGTTCCTGTTGGTCCTGATCGTGCCCGTCCTGATCCTGTGGCTGAAGGGGCTTTTCATCGTGTCCCCGAACGAGGGGAAGGTGCTGACCTTCTTCGGAAAATACACCGGCACCGTCCGCGAACCCGGTTTCTGGTTCGCCAATCCCTTCGCCAGCAAGAGCCCCATCTCGCTCAAGGTGAGCAATTTCCAGAGCCCGCAGCTCAAGGTGAACGACGCCCAGGGCAATCCGATCGAGATCGCCTGCGTGATCGTCTGGCGGGTGGTGGACACGGCCAAGGCTTTCTTCGACGTGGAAAACTACCAGTCGTTCATCAACATCCAGTGCGAAACCGCGCTGCGTCACCTGGCCAGCCATTACCCGTATGAGCCGCACCAGACCGGCGAGCTGTCCCTCCGCGGATCTCCGGAGCAGGTGGGAACCACCATGCAGAGGGAACTCCAGGACCGGGTGGGTGCCGCGGGCATCGAGATCATTGAGGCCCAGCTTTCCCACCTCGCCTACAGCCCGGAAATCGCCCAGGCGATGCTCCGCCGCCAGCAGGCCGCCGCCGTGATCGCCGCCCGCCAGCTGATTGTGGACGGCGCGGTCGGGATGGTCGAGGTGGCCCTGAAGAAGCTGGAGGAGGATGGCATCGTCCACCTCAACGAAGCCCAGAAGGCGACGATGGTGAACAACCTCATGATCTCGCTCGTGTCCGAATCCCACATGCAGCCGGTGCTGGCGACGGGGAATGTGGGCTAG
- the speA gene encoding biosynthetic arginine decarboxylase has product MVPPTDTAEKTAKRKAHKDWSPAKSAELYGIDNWGHGFFGVNKHGDVTVNLADDNGTAGVSLHEVIEGLRDRGTHLPVLLRFRDLLHNRIAEINTSFRKAIKDVGFKGSYRGVYPIKVNQQRQVIEEITEFGKQFHYGLEAGSKPELIAALAHMHDPEAYLVCNGYKDEEFIDLALNAQKMGLRVMLVLEMPSELDLILERSRKLGILPNLGVRVRLSTRGSGHWSESAGDKSVFGLSAAQVIEAVDRLKDSGYLGCLKMLHYHQGSQIPNIAAIREGATEATRMYCDLIKEGAPMGVLDIGGGMAVDYDGSHTNFHSSCNYSVQEYCADVVETIAQICDKAGVAHPNLISESGRAVVSYYSVLVFNILDVTSAQTTDKAPAVPDNAPQNLLNIIEVNKVISKKNLQECFNDAIYYRDQMRAQFFYGSATLRERGLAEAWFWHILTKISKLLNDLDEVPEDLRELSSTLVDYYYGNFSLFQSLPDSWAIEQIFPVMPIHRLDERPLHRAVLADITCDCDGKIDRFIDKEDVAKILPLHDFKPDEPYYVAVFLVGAYQETLGDLHNLLGDTNVVGVHLENGKPVYTHEVEGDTVADVLTYVEYDPKELVTKFRNFAEKAVVEGRISPKERREILDIYRTGLGGYTYFES; this is encoded by the coding sequence ATGGTTCCTCCGACCGACACCGCCGAGAAAACCGCCAAGCGCAAGGCCCACAAGGACTGGTCCCCCGCCAAGTCCGCCGAGCTCTATGGCATCGACAACTGGGGACACGGATTCTTCGGTGTCAACAAGCACGGCGACGTGACGGTCAACCTGGCCGATGACAACGGCACCGCTGGTGTTTCGCTGCACGAGGTGATCGAAGGCCTGCGCGACCGCGGCACCCATCTGCCCGTCCTTCTCCGTTTCCGTGATCTGCTGCACAACCGCATCGCCGAGATCAACACCTCCTTCCGCAAGGCGATCAAGGACGTGGGCTTCAAGGGCAGCTACCGCGGCGTCTATCCGATCAAGGTCAACCAGCAGCGCCAGGTCATCGAGGAGATCACCGAATTCGGGAAGCAGTTCCACTACGGCCTGGAAGCCGGTTCGAAGCCCGAGCTGATCGCCGCGCTGGCCCACATGCACGACCCGGAAGCCTATCTGGTCTGCAACGGCTACAAGGACGAGGAGTTCATCGACCTCGCGCTCAACGCCCAGAAGATGGGTCTGCGCGTGATGCTGGTGCTCGAGATGCCGTCCGAGCTCGATCTCATCCTCGAACGCTCCCGCAAGCTCGGCATCCTGCCGAACCTCGGCGTGCGCGTGCGCCTCTCCACCCGCGGCTCCGGCCACTGGAGCGAGAGCGCCGGCGACAAGTCCGTGTTCGGCCTCAGCGCCGCTCAGGTCATCGAGGCCGTGGACCGCCTGAAGGATTCCGGCTACCTCGGCTGCCTGAAGATGCTGCACTACCACCAGGGCAGCCAGATCCCGAACATCGCGGCGATCCGCGAAGGCGCCACCGAGGCGACCCGCATGTACTGCGACCTGATCAAGGAGGGCGCTCCGATGGGCGTGCTCGACATCGGCGGCGGCATGGCGGTCGATTACGACGGCTCCCACACCAATTTCCACTCCTCCTGCAACTACTCGGTGCAGGAATACTGCGCGGACGTCGTCGAGACGATCGCCCAGATTTGCGACAAGGCCGGCGTGGCCCACCCGAACCTGATCTCGGAATCCGGCCGCGCGGTGGTGTCCTACTACTCGGTGCTCGTTTTCAACATCCTGGACGTCACCAGCGCCCAGACCACCGACAAGGCTCCCGCCGTGCCGGACAACGCGCCGCAGAACCTCCTGAACATCATCGAGGTCAACAAGGTCATCAGCAAAAAGAATCTCCAGGAGTGCTTCAACGACGCGATCTACTACCGCGACCAAATGCGCGCCCAGTTCTTCTACGGCAGCGCCACCCTGCGTGAGCGCGGCCTGGCCGAGGCCTGGTTCTGGCACATTCTCACCAAGATCTCGAAGCTCCTCAACGACCTCGACGAGGTGCCGGAGGACCTCCGCGAGCTGTCCTCGACGCTGGTCGATTACTACTACGGCAACTTCAGCCTCTTCCAATCGCTGCCGGACTCCTGGGCGATCGAGCAGATCTTCCCGGTGATGCCCATCCACCGCCTCGACGAGCGCCCGCTGCACCGCGCGGTGCTGGCGGACATCACCTGCGACTGCGATGGCAAGATCGACCGCTTCATCGACAAGGAGGACGTCGCCAAGATCCTGCCGCTGCACGACTTCAAGCCGGACGAACCCTACTACGTCGCCGTCTTCCTCGTCGGCGCGTATCAGGAAACCCTCGGTGACCTCCACAACCTGCTCGGCGACACCAACGTGGTCGGCGTGCACCTGGAGAACGGCAAGCCGGTCTACACCCACGAGGTGGAAGGCGACACCGTGGCCGACGTGCTGACCTACGTGGAATACGATCCGAAGGAGCTGGTGACGAAGTTCCGCAACTTCGCCGAGAAGGCGGTCGTCGAAGGCCGCATCTCACCGAAGGAACGCCGCGAGATCCTGGACATCTACCGCACCGGCCTCGGCGGATACACCTACTTCGAGAGCTGA
- a CDS encoding VOC family protein produces MRIASLDHLVLTVRDIPRTVAFYEQVMGMEPRTFGAGRVALHFGTQKVNLHDAAAPVEPHAAAPTPGSSDLCFLTERPIDEVVCQLLDHGVPILEGPVPRTGAQGPILSVYFRDPDGNLIEVGEPLQTDRR; encoded by the coding sequence ATGCGGATCGCCTCGCTCGACCACCTCGTGCTCACCGTGCGCGATATCCCGCGCACGGTGGCGTTTTATGAGCAGGTCATGGGCATGGAACCGCGGACCTTTGGAGCCGGCCGCGTCGCGCTCCATTTCGGCACGCAGAAGGTCAACCTGCATGACGCCGCGGCACCGGTGGAACCCCACGCCGCCGCGCCGACACCCGGCTCCTCGGACCTCTGTTTCCTGACAGAGCGCCCGATCGACGAGGTGGTGTGCCAGCTTCTGGATCACGGGGTGCCGATCCTCGAAGGACCGGTCCCGCGCACCGGAGCGCAGGGGCCCATCCTGTCGGTCTATTTCCGCGATCCGGATGGAAACCTGATCGAGGTGGGCGAGCCGTTGCAGACCGACAGGAGGTGA
- a CDS encoding TIM barrel protein produces MSAPLPGRTPNTPIAVNIEMWFEGDFVSRIEQSAALGFPAIELWTWKDKDLTAGAEALRRHGMTATQFTAWGFGKEINDPAFPVEKFVAEIEASCEASKILPGCDLMTVVCGDNVPGLTKEQMHASVVDKLKAAVPVLERHGKTVILEPMNPYNHPDHCLYGSADGIALCEAIGSEHVKLNWDLFHMQRTEGNLIDNLRKGVKWIGYVQFADSPDRHEPSTGEVNYGEVFKVVRELGLPLPLGAECIPQDMDARRAAERLHAVDSASV; encoded by the coding sequence ATGTCCGCTCCATTGCCTGGCCGCACGCCCAACACCCCGATCGCCGTGAACATCGAAATGTGGTTCGAGGGCGACTTCGTTTCCCGCATCGAACAATCCGCCGCCCTCGGATTTCCGGCCATCGAGCTCTGGACGTGGAAGGACAAGGACCTCACCGCCGGGGCCGAGGCACTACGCCGCCACGGCATGACCGCCACCCAGTTCACCGCCTGGGGTTTCGGCAAGGAGATCAACGACCCCGCGTTTCCGGTGGAGAAATTCGTGGCCGAGATCGAGGCGTCCTGCGAGGCCTCGAAGATCCTCCCGGGCTGCGACCTGATGACGGTGGTCTGCGGCGACAACGTCCCCGGTCTCACCAAGGAGCAGATGCACGCCTCGGTCGTGGACAAGCTCAAGGCCGCCGTGCCGGTGCTGGAACGCCATGGCAAGACCGTGATCCTGGAGCCGATGAACCCCTACAACCACCCCGACCACTGCCTCTACGGCAGCGCCGATGGTATCGCACTCTGCGAGGCGATCGGGTCGGAGCACGTGAAGCTGAACTGGGACCTTTTCCACATGCAGCGCACCGAGGGCAACCTGATCGACAACCTGCGCAAGGGCGTGAAATGGATCGGCTACGTCCAGTTCGCCGACAGCCCGGATCGCCACGAACCCTCGACCGGCGAGGTGAACTACGGCGAGGTCTTCAAGGTGGTCCGCGAGCTCGGCTTGCCGCTTCCGCTCGGCGCGGAGTGCATCCCGCAGGACATGGACGCCCGCCGCGCGGCGGAGCGCCTCCACGCGGTGGATTCCGCCTCGGTGTGA
- a CDS encoding LysR family transcriptional regulator: MDQYHLLPRITFRQLEVLRAVYRERSFANAALDLHSTRGNVKRMCAELEQILGGKLFENEATHTLQPTPFAEAMVAQMGPLVRSVRKLEEAVAMMHETGRVLRLAATPELFDSGWFTGFLRRFRTHCPFRVCCVMMDDRRFRTALLNAECDVFLGCGMTPTDKLDTVDLGSVPWRLIGPEGEIQMPLPSNLKETSWKLEDNGDPEAMERLLESLQQAGAGRGELLAPSVSRTWQEKPKSIPAGSVLLVPDTHSDHHGSHVWPSHHYAAFVRRNHPYSELKPLLESAAHGI, from the coding sequence ATGGATCAATACCATCTGTTACCCCGCATCACCTTCCGCCAGTTGGAGGTGCTGAGGGCCGTTTACCGCGAGCGGTCATTCGCGAACGCGGCGCTGGACCTGCACAGCACGCGTGGCAACGTGAAACGGATGTGCGCCGAACTGGAGCAGATCCTCGGCGGGAAGCTGTTCGAGAACGAGGCCACCCACACGCTCCAACCGACTCCATTCGCGGAGGCGATGGTCGCCCAGATGGGACCGCTGGTCCGCAGCGTGCGGAAACTGGAGGAGGCCGTGGCGATGATGCACGAGACCGGCCGGGTGCTGCGCCTGGCGGCCACACCGGAATTGTTCGACAGCGGCTGGTTCACCGGGTTCCTGCGGAGGTTCCGCACCCACTGCCCGTTCCGGGTCTGCTGTGTGATGATGGACGACCGGCGATTCCGCACAGCACTGCTGAACGCCGAGTGCGACGTGTTCCTCGGCTGCGGAATGACCCCGACAGACAAGCTCGACACCGTGGATCTGGGCTCGGTCCCCTGGCGGCTGATCGGCCCCGAAGGCGAGATCCAAATGCCCTTGCCTTCGAACCTAAAGGAGACCTCGTGGAAGTTGGAGGACAACGGCGATCCGGAAGCCATGGAACGCCTGCTGGAGTCCCTGCAACAGGCCGGAGCCGGACGGGGCGAATTGCTCGCACCTTCCGTATCACGGACCTGGCAGGAGAAACCGAAATCCATCCCGGCGGGAAGCGTGCTGCTGGTGCCGGACACCCACAGCGACCACCACGGTTCGCACGTCTGGCCGTCCCACCACTACGCGGCCTTCGTCCGACGGAATCATCCGTATTCCGAACTGAAACCCCTTCTCGAATCCGCCGCGCATGGAATTTGA
- a CDS encoding LysR family transcriptional regulator codes for MEFELRSLLVFRHLAGCGSFSETAKHWGISQPAVSLTISKLESAVGLVLFERSPTGAKLTTDGHAFMPRADEVCQCYAGLIDGLRTWNRRETREVLLACDGTSIGRTLIEDLAANKVPNLTTKVVTCDLHDRWGAGLETNRFDLALSGRFLRAGLDSNIQEAVLLRERGITVAWNPVFHSFDTQQFSFPEILKSTVLLPTVKVVAGFDEFFARWCHEAYGTQPAHVMSFDTEAAAAAACKAGLGVMLAPGDLMPRLGTESKHYESVRTFEFLLPQAFTYGIYCRAEETSKDVLSTAAAISSHLSKRGLLAR; via the coding sequence ATGGAATTTGAACTCCGCAGCCTGCTCGTCTTCCGACACCTCGCCGGATGCGGCAGCTTCAGCGAAACCGCCAAGCACTGGGGCATCTCCCAGCCGGCGGTGAGCCTGACCATTTCGAAGCTGGAGAGCGCGGTGGGTCTGGTGCTCTTCGAGCGCTCCCCCACGGGCGCGAAACTCACCACTGACGGCCACGCCTTCATGCCACGGGCCGATGAGGTCTGCCAGTGCTACGCCGGTCTGATCGACGGGCTGCGGACCTGGAACCGGCGGGAAACGCGGGAGGTCCTGTTGGCCTGTGACGGCACCTCGATCGGCCGGACCTTGATCGAGGATCTGGCCGCGAACAAGGTGCCGAATCTGACCACCAAGGTGGTGACCTGCGATCTCCACGACCGCTGGGGCGCGGGACTGGAAACGAACCGCTTCGACCTCGCGCTGTCCGGCCGCTTCCTGCGGGCGGGCCTTGATTCGAACATCCAGGAAGCCGTGCTGCTGCGGGAACGCGGGATCACGGTGGCGTGGAATCCGGTGTTCCATTCGTTCGATACCCAGCAGTTCAGTTTCCCGGAGATCCTGAAGTCCACCGTGCTGCTGCCCACCGTGAAGGTGGTGGCGGGCTTCGACGAGTTCTTCGCCCGCTGGTGCCACGAGGCCTATGGAACCCAGCCCGCGCACGTGATGTCCTTCGACACCGAGGCCGCGGCGGCCGCGGCCTGCAAGGCGGGCCTGGGCGTGATGCTCGCGCCCGGCGATCTGATGCCGCGGCTGGGAACGGAGTCGAAGCACTACGAGAGTGTCCGCACCTTCGAGTTCCTGCTGCCCCAGGCCTTCACCTACGGCATCTACTGCCGGGCCGAGGAAACGTCCAAGGACGTGCTTTCCACGGCTGCCGCGATCTCCAGCCACCTCTCGAAACGCGGCCTGCTGGCCCGCTAG
- a CDS encoding efflux RND transporter permease subunit: MLDKLIRFSLANRAIILGLALLVMVFGIRTFQQLPVEVLPDLTKPTVVILTESPGLAPEEVESRVTQPIESALSGVGGITRLRSNSDVSLSLVYAEFAWGTDIYRARTLVQERLQGVRATLPKDSEPFLTPVASLMGEILLVGVRSTIEEGKEGYLAPRDVRTLADWTIKKRIQGIPGVAEVLNMGGGIQQLQVQPDPAKMQAHGVTLEELKAASEKAAGNTTGGFVNSGSREILIRNLAMTIDPDAIGATVIKRVNDRPVSIRDVADVAWDIEPMRGDASINNTRGVIMSITKSPGFDTIKLTAEIEKALEELRPAMPKGVEAEPLFRQANFIDHAMDNLKSAIMEGAVMVVIVLFLFLLNFRTTFITLMAMPLSFAITFLVFKVADVSVNSMTLGGLAVAIGMVVDDAIVDVENVFRRLKENAARFEPLPRIGVIAKASGEVRNSIFYATVLIVLVFLPLLGLSGVEGRLFSPIAIATIVSMAASFVVSLTVIPVLASFLLKPKEGKAHEDGHVTRGMKWLLKKTLLKFALDQPWILIAITALLMAASFMLYPMMGKDFLPSFKEETALVSTTTAPGTSLEQMNQVADVIERKLTAIPEVSKVGRRVGRAERGDHVVPVSTAEFDIDFRSGTTGRSRAEILEDIRKTIRTVPGTFSVLTGPLADRIGHMLSGVSAPVAVKIYGPDLDELRRIGTQVQSIAKTIPGFEDAKLDAQSTIPQIRIEPDRDRAFAYSITPGDLNDQLATYLGGEQVAELRDGQRAVDLVVRLPEGLRDKPEKLAALPVETAGGMRVPLGLVAHVQEAKGPNVIQREKNQRRFVVAIKPTVRDVGTVVGTLQQKIAGELKLPEGYFMSIEGEFVAQREASQRIAILSAVVLVVVVFLLFGYFRSFPLALQVMLNIPLALMGGLVFTWYKIDNISIATLVGFIAVGGVAARNGIMMISHYLHLMRHEGEEFTRQMIERGTLERMVPVFMTALSAGIGLIPLVLAADQPGKEILHPVAVVITGGLVSSTLLDMAITPAVFLLFGRKASRRALALDAPAAR; encoded by the coding sequence ATGCTCGACAAACTGATCCGATTTTCGCTCGCGAACCGGGCGATCATTCTCGGGCTGGCGTTGCTGGTGATGGTCTTCGGTATTCGGACCTTCCAGCAACTTCCGGTGGAGGTCCTGCCGGACCTCACGAAGCCCACCGTCGTCATCCTCACCGAGTCGCCGGGCCTCGCGCCGGAGGAGGTGGAATCCCGTGTCACCCAGCCGATCGAGTCCGCGCTTTCCGGCGTGGGCGGCATCACCCGCCTGCGCTCGAATTCCGACGTCTCGCTTTCGCTGGTGTATGCCGAGTTCGCCTGGGGAACCGATATCTACCGCGCCCGCACGCTGGTGCAGGAGCGGTTGCAAGGTGTCCGCGCGACCCTGCCGAAGGACAGCGAACCCTTCCTCACTCCTGTCGCTTCGTTGATGGGGGAGATCCTGCTGGTCGGGGTCCGCTCGACCATCGAGGAAGGCAAGGAGGGTTACCTCGCGCCGCGTGACGTTCGCACGCTGGCGGATTGGACCATCAAGAAGCGCATCCAGGGCATCCCCGGCGTGGCCGAGGTGTTGAACATGGGCGGTGGCATCCAGCAGCTCCAGGTCCAGCCGGACCCGGCGAAGATGCAGGCCCACGGCGTGACGCTGGAGGAGTTGAAAGCCGCCTCTGAAAAAGCCGCGGGCAACACCACCGGCGGCTTCGTGAACTCCGGTTCGCGGGAGATCCTGATCCGGAACCTCGCCATGACCATCGATCCCGATGCCATCGGCGCGACCGTCATCAAGCGCGTCAACGACCGCCCCGTGAGCATCCGTGACGTGGCGGACGTGGCCTGGGACATCGAGCCGATGCGCGGCGATGCCAGCATCAACAACACCCGCGGCGTGATCATGAGCATCACGAAATCGCCGGGCTTCGACACCATCAAGCTGACCGCGGAAATCGAGAAGGCGCTGGAGGAGCTGAGGCCCGCGATGCCGAAGGGCGTGGAGGCGGAGCCGCTGTTCCGGCAGGCGAATTTCATCGACCATGCGATGGATAACCTGAAGAGCGCCATCATGGAGGGGGCCGTCATGGTCGTCATCGTGCTGTTCCTGTTCCTCCTGAACTTCCGCACGACCTTCATCACGCTGATGGCGATGCCGCTGTCGTTCGCGATCACCTTCCTGGTGTTCAAGGTCGCGGACGTCAGTGTGAACAGCATGACCCTCGGCGGTCTCGCCGTGGCCATCGGCATGGTGGTGGACGATGCCATCGTGGACGTGGAAAACGTCTTCCGGCGGCTGAAGGAAAACGCCGCACGCTTCGAGCCTCTGCCCCGCATCGGCGTGATCGCGAAGGCCTCCGGCGAGGTCCGGAACAGCATCTTCTACGCCACCGTGCTGATCGTGCTGGTGTTCCTGCCGCTGCTCGGCCTGAGCGGGGTGGAGGGCCGCTTGTTCTCGCCGATCGCCATTGCCACCATCGTCAGCATGGCCGCGTCGTTCGTGGTTTCGCTCACCGTGATTCCGGTGCTGGCGTCGTTCCTGCTGAAACCGAAGGAAGGCAAGGCCCACGAGGATGGCCACGTCACACGCGGCATGAAGTGGCTGCTGAAGAAGACGCTGCTCAAGTTCGCACTCGACCAGCCGTGGATACTGATCGCGATCACCGCCTTGCTGATGGCGGCGTCGTTCATGCTCTATCCGATGATGGGGAAGGACTTCCTGCCCTCCTTCAAGGAGGAGACCGCGCTGGTCTCCACCACCACCGCTCCCGGCACCTCGCTGGAGCAGATGAACCAGGTGGCGGACGTGATCGAGCGGAAGCTCACCGCCATTCCCGAGGTGTCCAAGGTGGGGCGCCGCGTCGGCCGCGCGGAGAGGGGCGACCACGTGGTGCCTGTCTCCACGGCGGAGTTCGACATCGACTTCCGCTCCGGCACCACGGGCCGCAGCCGCGCGGAGATCCTGGAGGATATCCGCAAGACGATCCGCACCGTGCCGGGCACCTTCAGCGTGCTCACCGGGCCGCTGGCCGACCGCATCGGCCATATGCTCAGCGGCGTCTCCGCGCCGGTGGCCGTGAAGATCTACGGACCTGACCTCGATGAGCTGCGCCGCATCGGCACGCAGGTGCAGTCCATCGCGAAGACCATCCCGGGCTTCGAGGATGCGAAGCTGGATGCCCAGTCGACCATCCCGCAGATCCGCATTGAGCCGGACCGCGACCGCGCCTTTGCCTACTCGATCACCCCTGGCGATCTCAACGACCAGCTCGCCACCTATCTGGGCGGCGAGCAGGTGGCGGAGCTCCGAGATGGCCAGCGCGCCGTCGATCTCGTCGTGCGCCTTCCCGAAGGCCTCCGCGACAAACCGGAGAAGCTCGCCGCCTTGCCGGTGGAAACCGCGGGCGGGATGCGCGTGCCGCTCGGGCTCGTCGCCCACGTGCAGGAGGCGAAGGGGCCGAACGTGATCCAGCGGGAGAAGAACCAGCGCCGTTTCGTGGTCGCGATCAAGCCGACCGTGCGGGACGTCGGCACGGTGGTGGGCACGCTCCAGCAGAAGATCGCCGGGGAGCTGAAGCTGCCGGAGGGCTACTTCATGAGCATCGAGGGCGAGTTCGTGGCCCAGCGCGAGGCGTCCCAGCGCATCGCCATCCTCTCGGCGGTGGTGCTGGTCGTCGTCGTGTTCCTGCTGTTCGGCTACTTCCGCAGCTTCCCGCTGGCGCTCCAGGTGATGTTGAATATCCCGCTGGCGTTGATGGGGGGGCTGGTCTTCACCTGGTACAAGATCGACAACATCAGCATCGCCACGCTGGTCGGCTTCATCGCCGTGGGCGGCGTGGCCGCGCGCAACGGGATCATGATGATCTCCCACTACCTCCACCTCATGCGCCATGAGGGAGAGGAGTTCACGCGGCAGATGATCGAGCGCGGCACGCTCGAGCGGATGGTGCCGGTCTTCATGACCGCGCTTTCCGCCGGCATCGGCTTGATCCCGCTGGTGCTCGCCGCCGATCAACCGGGCAAGGAGATCCTGCACCCGGTGGCGGTCGTCATCACGGGTGGCCTGGTGTCCTCCACGCTCCTCGACATGGCCATCACGCCCGCCGTCTTCCTGCTCTTCGGCCGCAAGGCCTCCCGCCGTGCCCTCGCGCTCGATGCACCCGCGGCCCGTTAG